In the genome of Hyphobacterium sp. CCMP332, one region contains:
- a CDS encoding DNA adenine methylase, which yields MKNDLTREEIRRQVVNEFLEEIPGTGIGESTSKYRYDVERLSNGNRIYLKRPAFNNKGFDFEIHVEGEEFGGRIKTRPRHEDIVKDLELKKNESSTEYDKLKQLISKVFNCQNISNSEVKAISFKEGLKAETLLLVIKWLFIEQDVTYWNYSGRQKFMDALNI from the coding sequence ATCAAAAACGATTTAACTAGAGAAGAAATCAGACGTCAGGTTGTGAATGAATTCTTAGAAGAAATCCCTGGTACCGGTATAGGAGAAAGTACTTCAAAATACAGATATGATGTTGAAAGGCTAAGTAATGGTAATCGAATTTATTTAAAGAGACCTGCTTTCAATAATAAAGGATTCGATTTTGAAATTCATGTGGAAGGTGAGGAGTTTGGAGGAAGAATTAAGACTAGACCAAGACATGAGGATATAGTTAAAGATTTAGAATTAAAAAAGAATGAAAGTTCAACTGAGTATGATAAACTAAAGCAGTTGATTTCAAAAGTTTTTAATTGTCAGAACATTTCAAATTCCGAAGTGAAAGCAATTTCTTTTAAGGAAGGGCTGAAAGCAGAAACATTGCTGCTAGTAATAAAGTGGCTATTTATTGAACAGGATGTGACGTATTGGAATTATTCGGGAAGACAAAAATTCATGGACGCGTTAAACATTTAA
- a CDS encoding Dam family site-specific DNA-(adenine-N6)-methyltransferase, which translates to MTELFPEYTQKEKQLKPFLKWAGGKTQLLNDINKSIPERILNSKKFVFIEPFVGSGAVLFHMLNSMSSKIEKAVINDINTDLINAYRTIQNEPAKLLDHLDSMSNKYQSLNDEDRQSYFLEKREEFNFQNIKVDKKSALLIFLNRTCFNGLYRVNSKGYFNVPYGRYKNPKIHNPGLILALHKALKHVVILNGDYKDTYKERGEINLFYFDPPYKPLNKTSSFNSYAKNGFEDTDQIRLKEYCDKISESGDSFILSNSDVKNADSSNEFFDDLYAAYEIKRVKAKRNINSKANKRGEIFELLVTNNNLVR; encoded by the coding sequence ATGACAGAACTTTTTCCAGAATACACACAAAAAGAGAAGCAATTAAAGCCATTTTTAAAGTGGGCTGGAGGTAAAACTCAATTACTAAATGATATTAACAAATCAATTCCAGAACGAATCCTAAATTCAAAAAAATTCGTCTTTATAGAGCCCTTTGTAGGCTCTGGAGCCGTTTTATTTCACATGTTGAATTCAATGTCCAGTAAAATAGAAAAAGCTGTTATAAACGACATTAACACCGATTTAATCAATGCTTACAGAACTATTCAAAACGAACCCGCTAAACTTCTAGATCATCTAGATAGTATGAGTAATAAATACCAGTCCCTTAATGATGAAGACAGGCAATCTTACTTTTTAGAGAAAAGGGAGGAATTCAACTTTCAAAACATAAAAGTTGATAAAAAGTCGGCTTTGTTAATTTTTTTAAATAGAACTTGTTTTAATGGATTATATAGAGTGAATTCAAAAGGATATTTTAATGTTCCATATGGTCGATATAAAAACCCTAAAATACATAATCCTGGGCTTATCCTGGCCTTACACAAAGCTCTCAAACATGTAGTCATTTTAAATGGAGACTACAAAGACACGTACAAAGAAAGAGGTGAAATCAACTTGTTTTATTTTGATCCTCCTTACAAGCCTTTAAATAAAACATCATCATTCAATTCCTATGCTAAAAATGGTTTTGAGGATACCGATCAAATTCGATTAAAAGAATATTGTGATAAGATAAGTGAATCCGGTGATTCATTTATTTTAAGTAATTCGGATGTTAAAAATGCGGACAGTTCGAATGAATTTTTTGATGACCTATATGCGGCATACGAGATAAAAAGAGTAAAAGCCAAGAGGAATATTAATTCAAAAGCCAATAAAAGAGGTGAAATCTTTGAACTTCTAGTGACTAATAACAATCTTGTAAGGTGA
- a CDS encoding class I SAM-dependent methyltransferase: MSKAGLYLNKFRYTLYTPIYDLMVKPVFRIQRETSIRNLGIEENSKVLIVGAGTGLDFEFLIGKNLEIHAGDITSSMVKKMHSKARKMQLNAQISEMDGQDLKYENDYFDYIILHLIVAVIPDPVLCIKEVERVAKKGARISVFDKFIHPGTKVSFIRKILNLPTALLFSDITRDIDQIISHTQLNKVNDKPAAFGGNFRIIELQK; encoded by the coding sequence ATGTCAAAGGCCGGTCTTTATCTCAATAAATTTAGATATACCTTATATACACCCATTTATGATTTAATGGTTAAGCCTGTTTTTAGAATACAAAGGGAAACTTCCATTCGAAATCTGGGCATTGAAGAAAATTCCAAAGTATTAATAGTAGGAGCAGGCACCGGATTGGATTTCGAATTTTTAATAGGTAAAAATTTAGAGATCCATGCAGGGGATATCACCTCGTCGATGGTAAAAAAGATGCATTCCAAAGCCAGAAAAATGCAGCTCAATGCTCAAATTTCAGAGATGGACGGACAAGATCTCAAATACGAAAACGATTATTTCGACTACATCATTCTTCACTTAATTGTGGCAGTAATTCCGGATCCTGTACTATGTATAAAAGAAGTAGAGCGTGTTGCAAAAAAAGGTGCCCGAATTAGTGTTTTTGATAAATTTATTCACCCTGGCACAAAAGTTTCCTTTATCAGAAAGATTCTCAACTTGCCCACCGCTTTATTGTTTTCAGATATAACAAGGGATATCGATCAAATAATATCCCATACTCAACTAAATAAAGTTAATGATAAGCCCGCCGCTTTTGGTGGCAACTTCAGAATTATAGAATTGCAAAAATGA
- a CDS encoding site-specific DNA-methyltransferase, whose translation MKPFFESKEKNFVLYNGDYFKLSEKLKEKVNLVYADPPYFLSSGGNTIHSGEIVKVDKGEWDKSMSEQEILNFNREWIEKTLPLMKEDATLWVSGTAHNIFSIVFAIKELGMKLLNVIVWQKTNPPPNFYTKIFKHSTEYIVFARKSKSRSHFFNHELLKTINEGKRMTDVWTMPSISNFEKTFGKHPTQKPLSILVRILLAGTEKEMIVLDPFAGSCTTGIAANLLGRKFIGFDLEKEFIELGKKRYLEIQDPKTRSDFKNRINDLSQLNFKIQL comes from the coding sequence ATGAAGCCATTTTTTGAGTCAAAAGAAAAGAACTTTGTTCTTTATAATGGAGATTACTTCAAATTGTCCGAGAAATTAAAGGAGAAAGTAAATTTAGTTTATGCAGATCCCCCTTACTTTCTTTCATCAGGAGGGAATACGATTCACAGTGGAGAGATAGTCAAAGTGGATAAAGGAGAATGGGATAAATCAATGTCGGAACAGGAAATACTTAATTTTAATCGAGAATGGATAGAAAAAACTCTTCCATTGATGAAGGAGGATGCTACACTTTGGGTTTCTGGAACTGCACATAACATCTTCTCAATCGTATTCGCCATCAAAGAACTTGGAATGAAATTGTTGAATGTCATTGTTTGGCAAAAGACTAATCCTCCACCAAATTTCTACACCAAAATTTTTAAACACTCTACTGAATACATTGTATTCGCAAGAAAATCAAAGTCAAGGTCGCACTTTTTCAATCATGAGCTTTTAAAGACCATCAATGAAGGTAAAAGAATGACTGACGTATGGACCATGCCTTCTATTTCAAATTTTGAGAAGACTTTTGGAAAACACCCTACCCAAAAACCTTTATCCATTTTGGTGAGAATTCTATTAGCTGGAACAGAAAAAGAAATGATTGTACTAGACCCATTTGCCGGAAGTTGCACAACTGGAATTGCAGCTAATTTATTAGGAAGAAAGTTTATAGGTTTTGATTTAGAAAAAGAATTTATTGAATTAGGAAAAAAAAGATATTTGGAAATTCAGGACCCTAAAACTAGAAGTGATTTTAAAAATAGAATTAATGATTTATCGCAATTAAATTTCAAAATCCAGCTTTAG
- a CDS encoding type II restriction endonuclease, producing the protein MQFQKSDAGFNSLVSTFKKKITTWDYFVNWSKVRTNVAEIEKELNLLNVLIGKENFREEAFSLLSTYPETIKAFPSLIASRDSKIEILTDVSNFVYQYYDFNKKQLNEKEINQMIDFLIKSGIGPLLKDKSIKNLVDFVYGVEAGLDSNGRKNRGGTLMEKIVSEFISETNQEIDFNWIEQATAGKLKNEWNIDFKVDKANRIIDFAILRGSQLYFVEVNFYGGGGSKLKATAGEYISMNKFWNEQGIKFIWITDGAGWHTTLKALREYYDKSDYLVNLEMLKNGFLKNLLKG; encoded by the coding sequence ATGCAATTTCAGAAGTCAGATGCTGGTTTTAATTCTTTGGTAAGCACATTTAAAAAGAAAATAACAACCTGGGATTATTTTGTTAATTGGTCTAAGGTTCGTACAAATGTAGCAGAAATTGAAAAGGAATTGAACCTGTTAAATGTCTTAATAGGCAAAGAGAATTTTCGAGAGGAGGCTTTTAGTTTATTATCCACTTATCCAGAAACAATAAAAGCTTTTCCTTCATTGATTGCATCAAGGGACTCAAAAATTGAAATTCTTACTGATGTTTCAAATTTTGTATACCAGTACTATGACTTCAATAAGAAGCAATTAAATGAGAAGGAAATAAATCAAATGATTGACTTTCTTATTAAAAGTGGTATTGGCCCCCTTTTAAAAGATAAATCCATTAAAAATTTAGTTGATTTTGTTTATGGAGTCGAGGCCGGACTTGACAGTAATGGAAGAAAGAATAGAGGAGGGACATTGATGGAAAAAATCGTGTCAGAATTTATTTCAGAGACAAATCAGGAAATTGATTTTAATTGGATTGAACAGGCTACTGCAGGCAAGTTGAAAAATGAATGGAACATTGATTTCAAGGTTGATAAGGCAAATCGTATAATTGATTTTGCAATTCTTAGGGGTTCTCAGCTCTATTTTGTTGAAGTTAATTTTTATGGTGGTGGAGGATCGAAATTAAAAGCAACTGCAGGAGAGTACATTTCGATGAATAAATTTTGGAATGAACAAGGAATCAAATTCATTTGGATAACAGATGGAGCCGGATGGCATACGACATTGAAGGCACTTAGAGAATACTACGATAAAAGCGATTACCTAGTAAATTTAGAAATGCTAAAAAATGGATTCTTAAAAAATCTACTTAAAGGATGA
- a CDS encoding tyrosine--tRNA ligase has product MDLVSELTWRGMIHDIMPGTEELLKKGSVTVYVGFDPTAESLHIGNLVPTMLLMHAQRAGHKPIALVGGATGMVGDPSGKSEERSFLSEEQLRHNEKCIEAQLRQFLVFDDSPNAAEVINNYDWFEGIGFLEFLRDTGKHMTVNYMMAKDSVKKRLETGISFTEFSYQLLQGYDFYHLYKTKNCLLQMGGSDQWGNIVTGTELIRRKAEGEAFALTAPLMTKADGSKFGKSEEGNVWLDPNMTSPYKFYQFWLNTSDEDAKKLIRVFTLIEKEEIESLIKKHEEAPHLRSLQKEIAKDVTLRVHGEKEYQMALSASEILFGKNPTEALKSIDEKTFLSVFEGVPKTELKKADLDSSENVSDLLSLKTGGIIFSSKGEARRMIQGGGVSVNKNKITDPNQEAKFNLIQNKYLLVQKGKKNYFLIEVSKN; this is encoded by the coding sequence ATGGATTTAGTTTCAGAATTGACATGGAGGGGTATGATACACGATATCATGCCGGGAACCGAGGAATTATTAAAGAAAGGGTCCGTAACGGTATATGTGGGATTTGATCCTACCGCAGAGTCCTTGCACATCGGGAATTTGGTCCCCACCATGCTTTTAATGCATGCTCAAAGAGCAGGACACAAACCCATTGCCCTCGTTGGTGGTGCTACAGGCATGGTCGGCGATCCCTCCGGAAAGAGTGAAGAGAGGAGTTTTCTGTCGGAAGAGCAATTGCGTCATAATGAAAAGTGCATTGAAGCCCAGCTGCGACAATTTCTTGTATTTGATGATAGCCCCAATGCTGCTGAAGTTATAAACAATTACGACTGGTTTGAGGGAATAGGATTTCTTGAGTTTTTAAGAGATACCGGTAAACACATGACCGTCAATTATATGATGGCTAAGGATTCTGTAAAAAAACGTCTTGAAACGGGTATTTCATTCACTGAATTTTCCTATCAACTTTTACAGGGTTATGACTTTTACCATTTGTACAAAACTAAAAACTGTCTCTTGCAAATGGGAGGGTCTGATCAGTGGGGAAATATTGTGACCGGAACCGAACTTATAAGGAGAAAAGCAGAGGGTGAGGCTTTTGCACTAACTGCACCCTTAATGACCAAGGCGGACGGAAGTAAATTTGGTAAGTCGGAAGAAGGGAATGTCTGGCTCGATCCAAACATGACTTCGCCTTATAAATTCTATCAGTTTTGGTTGAATACATCTGATGAAGATGCAAAAAAGCTCATTCGCGTATTCACTTTAATTGAAAAAGAAGAGATCGAATCGCTTATTAAAAAACACGAAGAAGCTCCGCATTTGAGATCGCTTCAGAAGGAAATAGCTAAAGATGTTACCCTAAGAGTACACGGTGAAAAGGAATATCAAATGGCACTGAGTGCCTCTGAAATACTGTTTGGGAAAAATCCAACCGAAGCGTTAAAATCAATTGATGAAAAAACATTTCTTTCCGTTTTTGAAGGCGTGCCAAAAACCGAATTAAAAAAAGCTGATCTTGACTCAAGTGAAAACGTAAGTGACTTGCTTTCATTAAAAACCGGTGGAATCATATTTTCTTCAAAAGGTGAAGCAAGACGGATGATTCAGGGAGGCGGTGTTTCGGTTAATAAAAATAAGATTACTGATCCCAACCAGGAAGCAAAATTTAATTTGATTCAGAATAAATATTTATTGGTTCAAAAAGGTAAGAAAAATTATTTTCTGATTGAAGTGTCTAAGAATTAG
- a CDS encoding PorT family protein translates to MKHLILLFSTILIFNISQAQKTVYKDFEFGLRGGINVSGLRGNFPDSMDANYKVGFQFGVYSRYHITDKLKTSFEVLFTRKGFKANVIDTFTFATLIYVENHYNIEFPLMLEYQLSKESSLELGASYSLNLINDKVNFPGFNPFTENSADLTALIGFNYFIDEITTLGFRYSYGLNPIIETASKKGYSSNFQILIKSRLF, encoded by the coding sequence TTGAAGCATTTAATCCTTTTATTTTCGACCATTTTAATATTTAATATTTCCCAGGCTCAAAAAACAGTTTATAAAGATTTTGAATTTGGATTGAGAGGGGGAATTAATGTATCAGGATTGCGAGGTAACTTTCCCGACTCTATGGATGCCAATTACAAAGTGGGTTTTCAATTTGGAGTTTATTCCAGATATCACATTACGGATAAATTAAAAACCTCTTTCGAAGTATTATTCACAAGAAAAGGATTTAAAGCCAATGTTATTGACACCTTTACTTTTGCTACCCTGATCTATGTGGAAAATCATTACAATATTGAATTTCCACTGATGTTGGAATATCAGCTTTCAAAGGAATCCTCTTTGGAATTGGGGGCTTCCTATAGCCTGAATCTTATTAATGATAAAGTTAACTTTCCCGGATTTAATCCCTTTACAGAAAATTCCGCAGACCTGACAGCGTTAATTGGGTTTAACTATTTTATAGATGAAATAACTACCCTCGGTTTTCGCTATTCTTATGGATTAAATCCAATTATTGAAACTGCAAGTAAGAAAGGCTATTCTAGCAATTTTCAGATATTAATTAAATCTAGACTATTCTAA
- a CDS encoding acetyl-CoA carboxylase carboxyltransferase subunit alpha, with protein MVLEFEKPIADLEAKLKQMEKVAEDNKVDVSVQVKALTEKIKKLKKETYSNLTRWQRVQLSRHPDRPYTLDYIYNVCDNFIELHGDRNFRDDPAMVGGFGEIRGKTYMIIGQQKGRNTKQRQMRNFGMSNPEGYRKALRLMKLAEKFGKPIITLIDTPGAFPGMEAEERGQAEAIARNLYEMAGLTVPIVCIIIGEGASGGAIGIGLGDKVLMLENTWYSVISPESCSSILWRSWEYKEQAAEALRLTAEDMLGFGLIDGIIKEPIGGAQSEPETMYKKVKKEIQDQVAALEKLKPDQLVKKRIEKFSRMGVTA; from the coding sequence ATGGTACTTGAATTTGAAAAGCCCATCGCTGATCTGGAAGCAAAACTAAAACAGATGGAAAAGGTGGCAGAAGATAATAAAGTCGATGTTTCTGTACAGGTGAAAGCACTCACTGAAAAGATTAAAAAGCTGAAAAAGGAGACATATTCAAATTTGACCCGCTGGCAAAGGGTCCAGCTTTCACGACACCCCGACCGTCCTTATACCCTTGATTACATCTATAATGTATGTGATAACTTTATAGAACTTCACGGTGATCGGAATTTTCGCGACGACCCTGCAATGGTTGGTGGTTTTGGTGAAATAAGAGGTAAAACCTATATGATCATCGGTCAGCAAAAAGGAAGAAATACCAAACAGAGACAAATGCGAAACTTTGGGATGTCGAACCCCGAAGGTTACAGAAAGGCGCTTCGTCTAATGAAACTCGCTGAAAAATTTGGCAAACCCATCATTACACTTATCGATACACCGGGAGCATTTCCGGGTATGGAGGCTGAAGAACGAGGTCAGGCAGAGGCAATAGCAAGAAATCTTTACGAAATGGCGGGGCTAACGGTGCCCATAGTTTGTATAATAATTGGAGAAGGTGCCTCGGGTGGAGCCATTGGCATCGGTCTGGGTGATAAAGTTCTGATGTTGGAAAACACATGGTATTCTGTCATTTCACCGGAGTCTTGCTCTTCAATACTTTGGAGAAGCTGGGAATACAAAGAACAAGCGGCCGAAGCATTAAGACTAACCGCAGAAGATATGCTTGGTTTTGGCTTAATCGATGGAATCATTAAAGAACCCATAGGCGGAGCTCAATCTGAACCTGAAACCATGTACAAAAAAGTGAAAAAAGAAATTCAGGATCAGGTGGCCGCACTTGAGAAATTAAAACCGGATCAGCTTGTGAAGAAAAGAATTGAAAAATTCTCTAGAATGGGCGTAACTGCATAG
- the hutU gene encoding urocanate hydratase — translation MTEIKTSKRLTFETKGPTPTGNTLNTKGWIQEAALRMLYNNLDPDVAERPEDLVVYGGTGRAARNWDAFDLIVKALKDLEDDETLLVQSGKPVGILPTHKDAPRVLISNSMLVPNWANWEHFRELEKKGLMMYGQMTAGSWIYIGSQGIVQGTYETFAEVARKHFNGTLKGTLNVTAGLGGMGGAQPLAITMNEGVCLAAEMEEWRIDKRIETRYIDKKTNDINEGISMALDAKSKGEALSIGVVCNAVDLLQALIDQSIIPDTLTDQTSAHDPLVGYFPQNMSVEEANELRKNNPDLYVEKSLDTMARHVNQMLELQKKGAVTFDYGNNLRGQAKDKRGIKNAFDFPGFVPAYIRPLFCEGKGPFRWAALSGDPQDIYETDKVILELFPEDKALRRWIEMAQKRIAFQGLPSRICWLSQGAREKAGLAFNKLVKEGKVKAPIVIGRDHLDTGSVASPNRETEAMKDGSDAVADWPILNALINTAGGASWVSVHHGGGVGIGYSIHAGVVIVADGSKDAQTRIKRVLHNDPAMGVLRHMDAGYDIAQDTARKHRLDIKDRLR, via the coding sequence ATGACAGAAATTAAAACTTCGAAACGCTTAACATTTGAAACAAAAGGCCCAACTCCTACAGGCAATACATTAAATACGAAAGGGTGGATACAAGAAGCAGCCCTGAGAATGCTTTACAATAATCTCGATCCCGATGTGGCAGAAAGACCTGAAGATCTCGTGGTTTACGGAGGCACCGGACGCGCAGCCAGAAACTGGGATGCTTTTGACCTAATTGTAAAGGCCCTGAAAGATCTTGAAGATGATGAAACACTTCTGGTACAATCGGGAAAACCGGTAGGAATTTTACCTACCCATAAAGATGCTCCCCGGGTACTGATATCCAATTCCATGTTGGTTCCGAATTGGGCCAATTGGGAACATTTTCGCGAGCTTGAGAAAAAAGGTTTAATGATGTACGGACAAATGACTGCCGGCTCCTGGATATATATTGGTTCACAGGGAATTGTTCAGGGGACTTATGAAACATTTGCTGAGGTAGCCCGGAAACATTTTAATGGTACGCTCAAAGGAACCCTAAATGTAACAGCAGGTCTCGGCGGAATGGGTGGAGCACAGCCACTTGCCATTACAATGAATGAAGGGGTATGCCTGGCTGCTGAAATGGAAGAATGGAGAATCGATAAAAGAATAGAGACACGCTACATAGATAAAAAAACAAATGACATCAACGAAGGGATTTCAATGGCATTGGATGCTAAATCGAAGGGCGAAGCCCTTTCCATTGGTGTTGTTTGCAATGCTGTAGATCTTTTGCAGGCATTGATCGATCAAAGTATAATACCCGATACCCTTACCGACCAAACTTCTGCGCATGATCCATTAGTAGGTTATTTCCCCCAAAACATGTCCGTGGAGGAAGCAAATGAGCTTCGCAAAAATAATCCCGATTTATATGTAGAAAAATCTTTGGATACTATGGCCAGACATGTCAATCAAATGTTGGAATTACAGAAAAAAGGTGCCGTTACCTTTGATTATGGAAATAATCTTCGGGGTCAAGCCAAAGATAAACGCGGTATCAAAAATGCCTTTGATTTTCCCGGATTTGTACCCGCATATATTCGTCCTTTATTTTGCGAGGGGAAAGGCCCATTTCGCTGGGCGGCATTATCAGGAGACCCACAGGATATTTACGAAACAGACAAAGTCATTCTCGAACTTTTCCCTGAAGACAAAGCTCTAAGGCGATGGATAGAAATGGCACAAAAACGAATAGCTTTTCAGGGTCTGCCATCAAGAATTTGCTGGTTGTCACAAGGGGCCAGGGAAAAAGCAGGACTCGCATTTAACAAACTCGTAAAAGAAGGAAAAGTAAAAGCCCCAATTGTGATTGGAAGAGATCACCTTGATACGGGTTCCGTGGCTTCACCTAACCGGGAAACAGAAGCCATGAAAGACGGGTCGGACGCTGTGGCAGACTGGCCGATACTCAATGCACTTATCAATACAGCTGGAGGTGCAAGCTGGGTATCTGTACATCACGGTGGAGGTGTTGGGATAGGTTATTCCATACATGCGGGCGTGGTAATCGTTGCCGATGGCAGCAAAGATGCGCAAACAAGAATCAAAAGAGTATTGCATAATGACCCTGCCATGGGTGTTTTGCGGCACATGGACGCAGGTTACGATATTGCACAAGATACCGCAAGAAAACATCGTTTGGATATAAAAGACAGACTGAGATAA
- a CDS encoding MBL fold metallo-hydrolase: MQLHIIETGNFKLDGGAMFGVVPKSLWSRRHPADDKNMCTWSMRCLLIEEGDRLVLIDTGIGDKQDDKFFSFYYLHGEDSLDKSLKAKGFHPNDVTDVFLTHLHFDHCGGALIRNGEKIVPKFPNAKYWSNEEHWNWATKPNPREKASFLKENILPIQESGQLNFIEFDKSPFEFMDIIYVDGHTEKQMLPVIHYKDKKIVFCADLLPSAHHVPIPWVMAYDTRPLLTMNEKTEFLERAILENYILFFEHDANNQCGNLEKTEKGIRLNQTFKLSEVL, encoded by the coding sequence ATGCAACTGCATATAATAGAAACAGGAAACTTCAAACTTGATGGTGGTGCGATGTTTGGTGTTGTTCCAAAATCGCTTTGGAGCCGCAGACATCCGGCTGATGATAAGAACATGTGCACATGGTCCATGCGCTGTCTTTTAATCGAAGAAGGGGACCGCTTAGTATTGATTGATACCGGAATAGGAGATAAGCAGGATGATAAATTTTTCTCATTCTATTATTTACACGGAGAAGATTCTCTGGACAAATCTTTAAAAGCAAAGGGCTTTCACCCCAATGATGTGACGGATGTGTTTTTAACTCACCTTCATTTTGATCATTGCGGGGGTGCACTGATTCGAAATGGAGAAAAAATAGTCCCGAAATTTCCCAATGCAAAATACTGGTCCAACGAGGAGCATTGGAATTGGGCTACCAAACCGAATCCTAGAGAAAAAGCCAGTTTCCTTAAAGAAAATATTTTACCAATTCAGGAATCCGGGCAATTGAATTTTATCGAATTTGACAAAAGTCCTTTTGAATTTATGGACATTATTTATGTCGACGGGCATACGGAAAAGCAAATGCTTCCTGTAATCCACTACAAGGATAAAAAAATAGTATTTTGTGCTGACCTGCTTCCTTCAGCTCACCATGTTCCAATTCCATGGGTAATGGCTTATGACACGAGACCTCTACTGACCATGAATGAGAAGACTGAATTTCTTGAAAGGGCAATCCTTGAAAATTATATTCTCTTTTTTGAGCACGATGCTAATAATCAATGTGGGAATCTGGAAAAAACCGAAAAAGGGATACGACTGAATCAAACATTTAAGCTCTCGGAGGTTCTTTAA